A single Dermacentor variabilis isolate Ectoservices chromosome 9, ASM5094787v1, whole genome shotgun sequence DNA region contains:
- the LOC142556980 gene encoding uncharacterized protein LOC142556980, whose translation MGDAESGELGVPTTQKPSKKPPRSTAPVVVPKNPYDVQRLKLERLMEHPERPVIIPEPARPRAPHEAPEFVRNVMGSSAGAGSGEFHVYRHLRRKEYARQKYIDQRAHEDQLDVDFRERVERNRREAEERTAKKRAKRQRRKQKLKERRTSGKASAGSGGQGGEDDSSSEEDEEDDATKGSEATSEEQASKQSSTEDATLSTAEPTENYEAADVPVCDPDEVTQTTGKEAAGSGEQAGKTDSSCEKQEESGQTSKAATTTTLPSAEPTENAAAADDPARDANDEATGDNDERAVKIVPAADDADLKVD comes from the coding sequence ATGGGCGACGCGGAGAGCGGAGAGCTCGGTGTGCCGACGACGCAGAAGCCGTCGAAGAAGCCGCCGCGATCGACGGCGCCCGTCGTGGTGCCCAAGAACCCCTACGACGTGCAGCGCCTGAAGCTCGAGCGGCTCATGGAGCACCCCGAGCGTCCCGTTATCATTCCGGAGCCCGCCAGGCCGCGGGCGCCGCACGAGGCGCCAGAGTTCGTGCGCAACGTCATGGGCTCGAGCGCGGGCGCCGGCTCGGGGGAGTTTCACGTGTACCGTCACCTGCGTCGCAAGGAGTACGCGCGCCAGAAGTACATCGACCAACGCGCCCACGAGGACCAGCTCGACGTGGATTTCCGCGAGCGCGTCGAGCGCAACCGCCGCGAAGCCGAGGAGCGAACGGCCAAGAAACGGGCCAAGCGGCAGCGCAGGAAGCAGAAGCTCAAAGAGCGCCGGACGTCGGGCAAGGCATCCGCCGGCAGCGGTGGGCAGGGGGGCGAAGACGACAGTTCGTCTGAAGAAGACGAGGAGGATGACGCAACGAAAGGGTCAGAGGCAACAAGcgaggagcaagcaagcaagcaaagttcTACAGAAGACGCAACGCTCTCTACTGCTGAGCCGACGGAAAACTACGAAGCAGCGGATGTCCCCGTGTGCGACCCAGACGAGGTGACCCAGACGACGGGCAAAGAGGCTGCCGGCAGCGGTGAGCAAGCGGGCAAGACTGACAGTTCGTGTGAAAAACAGGAGGAAAGTGGCCAGACGTCGAAAGCGGCCACAACAACGACGCTTCCAAGTGCTGAGCCTACGGAAAACGCCGCAGCAGCGGATGACCCCGCGCGCGACGCCAATGACGAAGCGACAGGCGACAACGACGAGCGCGCAGTGAAAATCGTACCGGCTGCCGACGATGCCGACCTAAAGGTGGACTAA